Genomic segment of Limnohabitans sp. INBF002:
CAACTATCCTCACCGGCATGAGCAGCGCTGAACTCTTTGCCCTGATTGCCCTCGCTACCGTGGGCACCTTCACCCCCGGCCCCAACACCGCACTGTCCGCCACGCTTGCGGCGAACCATGGCTTGCGACGTGCGCTGCCTTTTGTGTGCGCCGTGCCTGCGGGCTGGGGTGTTTTACTCGTCCTCAACGCAGCCGGCTTAGGCGCACTGGTGCTGGGCTTTCCACCGCTGCGTTGGGGTCTGCTGGCAGCCGGCGTGTTGTATTTGCTGTGGCTCGCTTGGAAACTCGCCAGCACGCAGCGCTTGAGCGATGCGGCACAAGGCCCCATCGTGGGTTTCAAGCAAGGCGTGATGCTTCAGTTCATCAACATCAAAGCCTGGTTCTTGGCCATGTCAGTGGTGAGCGGCTGGGTCATCGGCCACGACGACACCCCCGCACGTCTGCTGGAAACATTGCCCCTCTTCATGTTCTTTGGCCTCGCCAGCAACTTCACCTATGCATGGATAGGCGCCAGCTTGCGCCACTGGCTGCGCGGCCCAAATGACACCGCGCAGCGCCTGCAATGGTTCAACCGACTGATGGCCTTGGCGCTCTTAGGCACGGTCGTGTGGATGGTGCGGCCGGCGCTGCAAACACTCTAAATACGGGCCGCACGCGCTGCCGCACAGGTGACTGCGGGTCTCAGTCGTGACTGTTTGTCTTGCCATTCGTCTTCAGAATGAACGCAAACAACCCACATCACACCATGGGACAACTCTATTTAGTGCGACACGGGCAAGCCTCGTTGGGCGCCGCCGATTACGACCAACTCAGCCCTTTGGGCCTGCAGCAAAGCCATCGCCTCGGCGAGCATTGGCAAGCGCAAGGCCTCACGTTTGATGCCGTCATCACCGGCGCACTCAAGCGCCATGCACAAACCTTGGCAGGTATTCAACAAGGCATGGGAACACGGCATGAAGCACGGGTTTGGCCAGGCCTGAACGAATACGACAGCGAAGCCCTCATCCGCGCCATTCAACCGGGCGAGCTGGTGAAACCCACCACGCCAGAGGGCTACAAACAGCATTTCCGCTTGCTACGCGATGGCCTCACACAATGGATGGCCGGCGTGGTCAGCCCACAGGGCATGCCCAGCTACACCGAGTTTGCAAAAGGCGTCACGTCAGCCCTCGATCACATTCGCCAACAGCACGAGGGGAATGTTTTGCTTGTGTCCAGCGGCGGCCCCATTGCCACAGCCGTGGCGCATGTGCTGCGCGTCAGCCCTGAAACCAGCATCGAGCTGAACATGCGGCTTCGCAACAGCGCGGTGAGCGAATTCAGCTTCAACGCCAAACGTCACAGCCTGATCGCCTTCAACAGCGTGCCGCACTTAGAAACGCCCAGCCACAAAGAGTGGGTGACGTTCGCCTGAAGGCTGAAATATTTAAACGCGCACCGTGCTGAGCGGCAGCGCCACCAGCTCTTGCAGCAGCAGCGCCAGCTGCTCGCCCGCGCTGTGCACCAGCGCTTCGCCTTTCGCCGCAGTGGCCGCAGCAGCATTGCCCGCGGCACCTTGGGGGTTGTAGTCCTGCATGTGCCAGCCGAGCTTGGCGCTTTTGCCATTGCCCAAGACCGGGTAGTGTTTGGCCCGGTCTTGCGACGTGGAAGCAAAGTTTTGAGCCTCCGCCATGTTCACGCAATCGGGCGCCAGCGCCCGCATCATGGACGTTTCCATGTCACCCGCGTGGATGCCAAAGCGGTGTTCATCCGCCGAGAACTGCCCCATCACGGCCGCATCCAAGGGCAAGTTGTACCAACTGCTGCTGTAAACAATCAGGCCATGCTGGGCACGCAGCTCGCGCGCCACCACATCCATCAGCCCCACATTGCCGCCGTGGGCGTTGAACATCAGCAGCTTCTTCACACCCGCACGCGCCACCGAGGCACCGATGTCGCACCAGAGTTGGATCAAGGTTTGTGGCGACAGATGCAGCGTGCCAGCAAAGGCCGTGTGCTCGGTACTCAGGCCGAGCGTCTGCGTGGGCAACACCAGCACAGGGTCTGTGGCAGCCAAGTGCGTCAATGCAGCGTTCACTACACCATCGACCAACACCGTGTCCACCGACAGGGGCAAATGCGGCCCATGTTGCTCGGTCGCACCCAGAGGCAAGACGGCCACGGTACGCGCGGGGTCGAGGGCCACAAAGTCACGGGTGTTGAGTTCGGCCCAACGGTGTGATGCCAAAGCGGGGAAGGGGGTGCTGGTGTGCGCAGTCATGAGCGCCATCTTACTTTCCTGCCATGGCTTGGGCTTTACACGCGGGCGGCTGTAGCTCGGTAACATCTGGCGCATGCTCCATTTTGTTTCGCGCCTGCTGGGCGCAGCTCATCCCCGTGTCGTGACCGTCTGCGCCAAAGCCACGTTGGCGAAAGCATTTGGCGTTTTACTCTGGGGGGCTTGTGCATTTACCCTGCCAAGCAATGCCCAGACCTTGGCCAGTGCCGTGGTCAGCACGCCGCAGTTGCGCGCCGAGTTGGTGGTGCATGCCCCGCAAGGGGTGCAAGCGGGTCAGCCGATGTGGGTGGGCCTGCAGCTCACGCACCAGCCCGAGTGGCACACCTACTGGCGCAACCCCGGTGACTCAGGTCTGCCAACACAACTAGAGCTGAATTTGCCTGCGGGCATCACCGCGGGCGAGGTGCAATGGCCGCTGCCGCAAAAACTCAAAGCAGGCAACTTGACCAACTACGGTTTCGACAAAACTTTGCTGCTGGCCGTGCCGCTGACAGTGTCGACACAGTTCAAACCCAACGCCACACAAACGCTGGACATTCAACTGCACGCCAACTGGTTGGTTTGCCGACTGGAGTGCATTCCACAAGAAGGCGACTTCGCCTTGCGCATTCCCGTCAACAGCAGCTTTGCGCCCCATGCCACCGCGTTTTCAGCGCTGCTGGCGGAGCAACCCAAACCTTTGCCAGACGTCAAAGCCACCACCCGCTTTGAAGCACAACGCTTGGCACTGCAAGTCAGAGGATTGCCCACCTCGCTACACGGCAAAACGCTCAGCGTGTTTCCAGACACCGCCGAGCTGGTGGCGTCTGCCACTGAGCAGCACCCGCGCGCCAGCCAATCGTGGCAAGGCGATGTGTGGACAGTCCAACTCCCTCTGAGCAATTTGCGCATGACGGAACCTAAGCAAGTGGGTTTTTTGCTCATCGCTGACGAGAGTGCCAAACGCCAAGGCTTCGTGGTCTCCGCCCCTGTCACGCAGGCCTGGCCTGCCGTATCTGATCTGCCCGCCGACTCAGCCACCTTGCCCAACACCACAAGCCATGCCAGCGCCATAGTCAACGAAACCATGCTCGGCAGTGATGGCTTTCTGGGCTTTGCCTTGGCGCTGCTGGGCGCATTCGTGGGCGGGCTCATCCTCAACCTCATGCCGTGCGTGTTGCCGGTGCTGGCCATCAAGCTGCTGGGGTTTGCGCAACACAGCCACGCACACCGGGCACACCGCGTGGCAGGCCTGGCCTACACCGCCGGTGTGGTGCTGAGCTTCTTGGCGCTGGGCGCTGGCGTGCTGGCCTTGCGCGCAGCGGGCGAGCAACTGGGCTGGGGCTTTCAGTTGCAGTCCCCCGTGGTGGTGAGTGTGCTGGCGGCTCTGTTCACGCTCATTGCACTCAATTTATTGGGGCTGTTTGAGTTTGGGCACATCTTGCCCTCACGCATGGCCAGCTTTCAATACAAACACCCCGTCATGGATGCAGCCCTCTCTGGCGTTCTGGCCGTGGCAGTGGCATCGCCCTGCACCGCGCCGTTCATGGGTGCGTCGTTGGGCCTTGCGATGACCTTGCCGACGTGGCAAGCGCTGGCTATTTTTATGGCCATGGGCTTGGGCTTGGCCGCGCCTTATTTGTTAGCCAGCTTTGTGCCCGCCGTCGCGCGTTTGCTGCCACACCCCGGCCCGTGGATGGTCACGCTGCGCCAGCTGTTGGCCTTCCCCTTGCTCGCCACGGTGGTGTGGCTGCTGTGGGTGCTGGGCCAACAAACCAGCTTAGATGCCGCCATGTTTGCGCTGGGGGGTTTGCTGCTGCTGACCGCTTTGATGTGGGCACTCAAACAACACGGCCCTGCATCTCGCGTTTTGAGCGGGCTCTTGGCCGCCGCGCTGGTTTGGGGCGCACTCACTTTCGCAGAAGATTTAAAAGCACCGACGAGCAGCCTTTCCACAGCGGCGTTGCCAGGCAGCCCCCAATCGCAAGGCGCCGTTTGGCAGCCTTGGTCTGACGCCGCCGTGGCACAAAGCTTGGCCCAAGGCCGACCTGTGTTTGTGGACTTCACTGCGGCGTGGTGCGTGACCTGCCAAATCAACAAAAAGTCCACCCTGTCCAACAGCGAGGTGCTGGCAGACGTGGCGGCGCACCAAGTCACGCTCATGCGTGCCGATTGGACGCGTCGCGACCCAGCCATCACCGCCGCACTCACCGCCTTGGGCCGCAGCGGCGTGCCGGTGTATGTGCTGCACGCACCTGGCAAAGCGCCGCTGGTGCTGTCTGAGTTGTTAAGCGTGCGCCAAATGCGCGAAGCGCTGGCCACCTTGCCTGCGGCTGAAAGCCCTGCTCCCACAACTGACTTTGCGCAGCAGCCCCCAACCAACGGCGCATCCACACTCACCCGCAAATAAGCCATGACTCAAAGCGCCATTCGTCAAAGCCTTGCCAATTGCCACACCATCGCCGTGGTGGGCCTCTCGCCCAAACCGCACCGCGACAGCTACCGGGTGGCCAAATACATGCAAGACCACGGATGCCGCATCGTGCCCATCAACCCCAACGCGCATGAAGTGCTGGGCGAAAAAGCCTACGCCTCCCTCACCGAAGCAGCCATGCACGAACGCATCGACATGGTGAACTGCTTTCGCAATTCCGAAGACATCCCGCCCATCGCCGCAGAGGCGATTGCCATTGGCGCGAAATCGCTTTGGCTGCAAATTGGCGTCGTGAATGACGCAGCAGCCGCGCAAGCCGAAGCCGCAGGCCTCACCGTCGTGCAAGACAAATGCTTGATGGTTGAGCACCGTCAGCTTCGCTGAGCAACACCTCGGCGACAATGTCGCCATGTTTGCACCACTCCAAAACGACACCTTTTTGCGCGCTTGCATGCGCCAAGCCACCGACCACACCCCCGTTTGGCTGATGCGCCAAGCCGGCCGCTACTTGCCAGAGTACTGCGCCACGCGCGCCAAGGCCGGTAGCTTCATGGGTTTGGCCACCAACACCGACTTCGCTACCGAAGTCACCTTGCAACCGCTGGAGCGCTACCCGCTCGATGCCGCCATTTTGTTCAGCGACATCTTGACCGTGCCCGACGCCATGGGCTTGGGCCTGTCTTTTGCCCAAGGCGAAGGCCCCAAGTTCGCCAAGAACGTGCGCAACGAAGCCGCCGTCAACGAGCTGGCTGTGCCCGACATGGCCAAGCTGCGCTATGTGTTTGACGCCG
This window contains:
- a CDS encoding LysE family translocator encodes the protein MSSAELFALIALATVGTFTPGPNTALSATLAANHGLRRALPFVCAVPAGWGVLLVLNAAGLGALVLGFPPLRWGLLAAGVLYLLWLAWKLASTQRLSDAAQGPIVGFKQGVMLQFINIKAWFLAMSVVSGWVIGHDDTPARLLETLPLFMFFGLASNFTYAWIGASLRHWLRGPNDTAQRLQWFNRLMALALLGTVVWMVRPALQTL
- a CDS encoding histidine phosphatase family protein; the protein is MGQLYLVRHGQASLGAADYDQLSPLGLQQSHRLGEHWQAQGLTFDAVITGALKRHAQTLAGIQQGMGTRHEARVWPGLNEYDSEALIRAIQPGELVKPTTPEGYKQHFRLLRDGLTQWMAGVVSPQGMPSYTEFAKGVTSALDHIRQQHEGNVLLVSSGGPIATAVAHVLRVSPETSIELNMRLRNSAVSEFSFNAKRHSLIAFNSVPHLETPSHKEWVTFA
- a CDS encoding creatininase family protein — translated: MTAHTSTPFPALASHRWAELNTRDFVALDPARTVAVLPLGATEQHGPHLPLSVDTVLVDGVVNAALTHLAATDPVLVLPTQTLGLSTEHTAFAGTLHLSPQTLIQLWCDIGASVARAGVKKLLMFNAHGGNVGLMDVVARELRAQHGLIVYSSSWYNLPLDAAVMGQFSADEHRFGIHAGDMETSMMRALAPDCVNMAEAQNFASTSQDRAKHYPVLGNGKSAKLGWHMQDYNPQGAAGNAAAATAAKGEALVHSAGEQLALLLQELVALPLSTVRV
- a CDS encoding thioredoxin family protein, which produces MLHFVSRLLGAAHPRVVTVCAKATLAKAFGVLLWGACAFTLPSNAQTLASAVVSTPQLRAELVVHAPQGVQAGQPMWVGLQLTHQPEWHTYWRNPGDSGLPTQLELNLPAGITAGEVQWPLPQKLKAGNLTNYGFDKTLLLAVPLTVSTQFKPNATQTLDIQLHANWLVCRLECIPQEGDFALRIPVNSSFAPHATAFSALLAEQPKPLPDVKATTRFEAQRLALQVRGLPTSLHGKTLSVFPDTAELVASATEQHPRASQSWQGDVWTVQLPLSNLRMTEPKQVGFLLIADESAKRQGFVVSAPVTQAWPAVSDLPADSATLPNTTSHASAIVNETMLGSDGFLGFALALLGAFVGGLILNLMPCVLPVLAIKLLGFAQHSHAHRAHRVAGLAYTAGVVLSFLALGAGVLALRAAGEQLGWGFQLQSPVVVSVLAALFTLIALNLLGLFEFGHILPSRMASFQYKHPVMDAALSGVLAVAVASPCTAPFMGASLGLAMTLPTWQALAIFMAMGLGLAAPYLLASFVPAVARLLPHPGPWMVTLRQLLAFPLLATVVWLLWVLGQQTSLDAAMFALGGLLLLTALMWALKQHGPASRVLSGLLAAALVWGALTFAEDLKAPTSSLSTAALPGSPQSQGAVWQPWSDAAVAQSLAQGRPVFVDFTAAWCVTCQINKKSTLSNSEVLADVAAHQVTLMRADWTRRDPAITAALTALGRSGVPVYVLHAPGKAPLVLSELLSVRQMREALATLPAAESPAPTTDFAQQPPTNGASTLTRK
- a CDS encoding CoA-binding protein, whose product is MTQSAIRQSLANCHTIAVVGLSPKPHRDSYRVAKYMQDHGCRIVPINPNAHEVLGEKAYASLTEAAMHERIDMVNCFRNSEDIPPIAAEAIAIGAKSLWLQIGVVNDAAAAQAEAAGLTVVQDKCLMVEHRQLR